A single Kribbella aluminosa DNA region contains:
- a CDS encoding alpha/beta hydrolase, with amino-acid sequence MNVSLLGGWFPAMLDVLAAGALIAAVGWRDHKWHWRMLPLIAGVTVLLTLLAAYPGSQALGVTDPLPFSVWLWLGLAIAALLVLAAGWRTARWWRRGMAVVAAALAALVCANGVNQFVGYYPTIDSAVSDWTNTPLAGQVSIARLRHEANAVKPPGVGKLVQVVIPATYSHFKHRPELVYLPPIWFVKAEHRHPLPVVELIGGERGGPGDWVRLGNAVQVSDQYARLHHGYAPILVFADATARFTNDTECVNGPRGNATDHLDQDIPKYIQKTFGASTDPAQWAVAGFSMGGTCALDLVVEHPDVFRHFIDVSGDLAPYTSTPSATLHDLYGGNVTLQHQNEPLLVMKAHGKYTGVNGLFLTSTQEHRHQREAHELSKAAAKVGIWSQVQISPGTHVWQFAAPAFATAYPWLANQLALPGSQQHHPTSQLALPGHHETRRTKPA; translated from the coding sequence ATGAACGTATCGCTGCTCGGGGGCTGGTTTCCGGCGATGCTCGACGTGCTCGCCGCCGGTGCGCTGATCGCGGCCGTCGGCTGGCGCGACCACAAGTGGCACTGGCGGATGCTCCCGCTCATCGCAGGCGTCACGGTGCTGCTGACCTTGCTGGCGGCGTACCCGGGGTCCCAGGCGCTCGGGGTGACCGATCCGCTGCCGTTCTCGGTGTGGCTGTGGCTGGGTCTCGCCATCGCCGCCCTGCTCGTGCTGGCCGCCGGCTGGCGGACCGCGCGGTGGTGGCGACGGGGCATGGCGGTCGTGGCCGCGGCGCTCGCCGCGCTGGTGTGCGCGAACGGCGTGAACCAGTTCGTCGGGTACTACCCGACCATCGACTCCGCCGTGAGCGACTGGACCAACACCCCGTTGGCGGGGCAGGTGTCGATCGCGAGGCTCCGGCATGAGGCCAACGCGGTGAAGCCTCCGGGCGTCGGGAAGCTCGTCCAGGTCGTCATTCCCGCGACGTACAGCCACTTCAAGCACCGGCCGGAACTGGTCTACCTGCCGCCGATCTGGTTCGTAAAGGCCGAGCACCGGCATCCCCTGCCCGTCGTCGAGCTGATCGGCGGCGAGCGCGGCGGCCCGGGCGACTGGGTCCGGCTCGGCAATGCCGTCCAGGTGTCCGACCAGTACGCCCGCCTGCACCACGGGTACGCGCCGATCCTGGTGTTCGCCGACGCGACGGCGCGGTTCACCAACGACACGGAGTGCGTGAACGGCCCGCGCGGGAACGCCACCGACCACCTCGACCAGGACATCCCGAAGTACATCCAGAAGACCTTCGGTGCCTCCACCGACCCGGCGCAGTGGGCGGTCGCCGGGTTCTCGATGGGCGGAACCTGCGCGCTCGACCTGGTCGTCGAGCACCCGGACGTGTTCAGGCACTTCATCGACGTCTCCGGCGACCTCGCGCCGTACACGAGCACGCCGTCCGCCACCCTGCACGACCTGTACGGCGGCAACGTGACGCTCCAGCACCAGAACGAGCCGCTCCTGGTGATGAAGGCACACGGTAAGTACACGGGCGTGAACGGTCTGTTCCTGACCAGCACCCAGGAACACCGCCACCAGCGCGAGGCGCATGAGCTGTCCAAGGCCGCCGCCAAGGTCGGGATCTGGTCCCAGGTCCAGATCTCCCCCGGGACGCATGTGTGGCAGTTCGCAGCGCCCGCCTTCGCGACGGCCTATCCTTGGCTTGCGAACCAACTGGCCCTCCCGGGGTCCCAGCAACACCACCCGACCAGTCAGCTCGCCCTTCCCGGGCACCACGAAACGAGGCGCACGAAACCCGCGTGA